Within the Zea mays cultivar B73 chromosome 10, Zm-B73-REFERENCE-NAM-5.0, whole genome shotgun sequence genome, the region ATGAAGTGAAAACATATCTATGCTAATTACATGAGTAAACTTACATAACGACAATGGAGACAGGCAGCACATACCTGAATGGCGGCGCGGTAGAACAGCTCCTCGCCAATTGAGCTAGCAGCCACGATGAGGATGAACTACAGGTATAAGAAAAGATTAGTTTTTTTATATATATTGGTTTTAGCTAGGAGCTCCAAGCCATTCTACATAACAGCTGACAAATTTAGGATAATATCACTAGATGAGTGATTCCACGTTTCATGTTGATCTCTAAGTCTATTTAGAACCTGATGTACCTGCCATGGTGACatgccacagaagaagctgcgaAGCTCCTCATCCTCCACATCACGGATGGCACGCGCGTGAGGCGAATACTTGACAACTTCATCCTGAAAGCAGAAATTAGCAGGCCACATGCAAAAGTTATCTACCAGCACGAGTTAAGCAGAGATAATAAAAGGCAAATCAACTAGCTGATCTGACTGGAGCTGGAAATGGGAGGACGCTGTACATACATCGAGGATGAAGAGCAGAGCCATGATTGGTGGAGCTGCATAGCCAAGACCCTCGACGAGTGCCGTGAGAGACGGATGGAAGCCCCCCGTGCAGTCTATCCCGGCCATTTGGCATATGAATCTCCCGGCGAGTGCCATGGCCCCGTAGATCCCTGTGCAGTGCAGACATCGACAGATTAGCCGGGAGGATTGATTGAATTTGAATGCATGGATAGCTGAGCCTCACCAATGCCATAGCTGAGCCTGACGACCGCCCCGAGCTTGTCCCACATGGCGAGTTCCGCGTCCCGTGCTCCGAACCCCGCGCTCCCGGCTGCTCCGGCGGCGCCTCCGCTAGTAGCCACCGGGGCAGCGGCGACCTCGACGACCCTGGGCCCATCGGCGGCGAAGCTGGCACCTCTCCGTCGCCGGTCTGCCCCGCCGTCGCCGCCCTCAGCCGCCGCGCGGATCCAGCTGGTACGGACGACCCGAGGGGAGAAGCCTATGGAACAGTGGGTGTAGGTAGCGGTGTAGCTACATCTGTGCGCCGAAAGGGGCTTTCCCAGCTCCATGGATCCCTCTCCCCTCAGCCTCTCGATCTGCTGCGCAAGGACGACGAACTACAAGAGAAGGAGCCTCGAGAATGAACAGCTGGGCCTGGAAATGGCAGGCACACCGCACGAAGACAGAGAAGATTCTTTGTTTTGTTTATCACTACTGGGAATAGACTATTCCGTTTTACCCTCTGGCTCTGATGATCTGGACGTTGTGGAGGAGCCGAGGAGGAGGGGTAGATAAGCAACACTCCTACTGGCGGAATCACATGCGAAgaagccaacaaaacaaatcGATGGATGGAGACCAGCGGCGCAACGCAGCTCTCTTTCTCCGGCCGCCGCTAGTTTTCAGTTTCAGtttccctcctcctcctcctcgtctaGTAGTCGTCCGCTGGTTTCGACCGTGACTGCGTGCTTGCTTGCTTGGCCCGTCGTCCCGCCAGCGGTGCGTGCGTGTGGTCGTGGCGGGAGGCGTGTGGCCGTGTGGGCGCTGCCGGCGCCAGACGAGAGGGGATTTGCTCCCTCCAATCAGCGCGTCGCACGTCAACCGCTACGCGATAAGGTCATCCGCAGGCCCGATGACGCGGCAACGACCTCCAATCCAAAAAAGGTTAAAAACAATTTGATTGGACCAACCGTCCGGCCCAGTGACCAGTGCAGCCAGCCCAGCCCATTCTTTGCAACTACCGGCCTGCACTGGAGCCCAAACAAAATGTCACATCCGGATTTAACTGACATATGTACGCTAAaaaaagaacatcacatataacgacgaagtatatagagataaatgtcacaagtatcattatttcatagcggaagtcttgcaaaaaataaatgataataataaagagAATTAAATATCAATCCCATAAAGCCGACTGAGAGACGCCACCTAAATGAGCTCGTACTCTTCGTTGTAAGGCTTctcctggaccacctgttcttctcctatggggagtttatatatcgcaagggtgagctcataaagatcatagctcaacaagttgtggagaataatgtgcataaactcaccaaaggtgggagttcatgtgaagtataaggctgattaacaaataagggttaaagctgagcattgcttttaataagttggtcaagttttattagcagttactaaatgtaagtagataccaaaccagagtaataatagatcaaaattaataataaaaccacaatgagatgcaaatgacaaaattgaatttaattccataaattaatcatgcgagagtcgtgagctgctcatgatcgcgagcacggctagtataccagttttacactctgtagaggtggtaccctttacccacaagttgtgtataCCGTCTAGCCTGGGTTTGCAAAGCCCTTAGACACTGCTGAGGTGAATGACtaaggatccactacgaggcctttacaaagttctactagcttcagaaaacccgctacagtttctaggaggagcaatgcaggaatcccccgtctgaccgccatcgcagcaaaatcaacctgagaacctccctacacgcctactctcctactgcccttgcccctttcgggtaaggtagtcctccactagctttcctagttagtcagccaagggcgtcccattccacccttgtggtggcacgtgtttctcaagttaagctcgatgttccaattaacataattgtcttatcatgaacagaaatagaacaataataaaGTATGATtatgtgtaatagttatctcaacacccaaaaccatatatagcaatagcaaagactatccaaaagttcaggggtaaacaaggtgaaaagataacTAGACTACGgtggcctattgggtcccatcaaaattaagcctatgcatgataaaataattataaagaacattattgggtaaataaaagtggtcaagggcataacttgccttcaatgagctcctgctcaacaacttctacctgctgaacacctggaTCCTCGGTCACTAGCTCGTTActggccacaatacaaacaaacatggtacaagggataaattaacatcacaccaagcatgaatacagaatacataataataatctacgcatcgaAACGAGACTGTAgggacaagaatcactaaattcgaagttacgaattttaagttatgattttccgaaggtttCATGTGTTCGGTACAGAAATAATTAAGTGATCAATTTTAATAcaggttgagagcacctagagggggtgaataggtgatcctgtaaaaccaaacactaaatagccacaaacttgattacaaAATTGTTAGTGCGAGTTAACCAAGTTGCtatgaagcgagctcttgcgaataaAACAATCTCAGAGAAAagcagcacaagagacacaatattttatcccatggttcggccaagtataacacttgcctacttccacgttgtggcgtcccaaaggACGAGGGTTGCTCTCAACCctttttcaagtgatccaatgatcatcttgaataccacggtctttttgtttagtgttcttctcccgtttgcgaggaatctccacaagttggagcctctcacccttacaatatagatcacaaagagGCACAAGAGTAGAAGTTTGAACGAAGTAACTATCAAAaataaatacccattacctcggattgaagatttattcgatcaaatgaaaggagctaagatattctcgaagatagatctgagatcgggatatcatcagttaaagattcgagcagaagatgtaccgaagacagccttcacgacaagatatggattatatgaatttttggtcatgtcgttcggactgactaatgcaccagcatactttatgaacttgatgaataaagttttcatggaatatctggattagtttgtggtcgtattcattgacgacatactgatatactctccgaatgaagaaacacatgaagatcatctaaggctagtcctacaaaagcttcgtgacaaccaactgtacgcaaagttctcgaagtgtgatttttggcttaaggaagttgctttcttagggcatatcgttaccgatggtggaattaaagtggacccaggaaagataagtgagatactggattggaagcaaccaaaggatgcgtccaagatcagaagttttcttggattggcaggatactatagaagatttattgaaggtttttccaagttagtgaaacctttacctctctactggagaaaggtaaagagttcaagtgggatgaagcttgccagaattgttttgaagaactcaagaagaggttaaccactgcaccaatattggtaatgccagacatccacaagggatttgatgtgtattgcgatgcatcacaccttggacttggatgtgtgctaatgcaagaaggaaaagtgatagcttatgcctcaagacagttgaggaaacatgagaagaattatcctacgcacgatttggaactagctgccgtagtgcatgctttgaagatttggaggcactatatgattggaaacaagtgcagaatcttcacggatcacaaaagcttgaaatatatattcactcagaaagaactcaacctaagacagagaagatggcttgagttgattaaggactacgatttggaaatacaatatcaccctggaaaagcaaatgtagtagctgatgctttgagccttaagggtcaagtgaacaacatcactactcatttgatgtcacaagaattgtgttgggaaatggaacaactcaaccttggtatgctcaataatgtagaagcaatagttatggaagttgaatctactttggaataagagattcgtaaaggacaagagtccgatgagaagattaaggaaattaaagctttcattggtttgggtaaagccctagatttcacggaagatgaacaaggcacggtatggtttaagaagagaatctgtgtacccgAAATTGAGCActtgcgccaacttattttgagagaagctcatgattcagcttactctattcaccctggaagtacaaagatgtaccaggatcttaaggaaaagtattggtggtacggtttgaaaagagatgttgctacacatgttgcattatgtgacgtgtgtcagcgagttaaagccgaacaccaaagaccagcaggattgctacaacctctcaaggtacctgaatggaaatgggaagaaatcagtatggatttcatagttggactaccccgtactcgagatggctatgattcaatatgggtcatagtagacaggttaactaaagtagcacactttatacctgtgaagacaacttactcgggagcccaattagcagagttatatatgtcgaggattgtttgtctgcatggagtaccgaagaagatcgtatcagatcgaggaacccagtttacctcgcgcttttggaaaaggctacatgagtccatggataccaagctaaattttagttcagcttagatggctatgattcaatatgggtcatagtagacaggttaactaaagtagcacactttatacctgtgaagacaacttactcgggagcccaattagcagagttatatatgtcgaggattgtttgtctgcatggagtaccgaagaagatcgtatcagatcgaggaacccagtttacctcgcgcttttggaaaaggctacatgagtccatggataccaagctaaattttagttcagcttatcatccgcaaacggatgggcaaacagaaaggacaaaccaagtgttggaagacatgctaagagcttgtgctctaaagcatggtagaaactgggataaaagtttgccttatgcagaattttcatataacaacagttatcaggcaaatctaaaaatggcaccatttgaagcactttatggacgaaagtgtagaacaccgctttactggaatcagactggagaaagtcaagtattcggtccagaaattctccaagaagccgaaaagcaagtgcagattatcagagaaaatttgaagacagcacagtcaagacagaaaagctatgctaataatagaagaagagagatgatgtttgaagtaggagactttatctaccttaaagtttcaccgatgagaggaatgaaaaggtttaaggttaagggaaaattatcacctcgctatattggcccattcaaggttttggaaagaaaaggtgaagtagcctatCATTTAGAGCTACCTGATAGTTTAtcagatgtgcatgacgtatttcacgtatcacaacttaagaagtgcttaagagtaccagaagaacagttacccatggaagaactgaatgttaatgaggatttgacttattctaGTACCCGgtcagaattctggaaacatctcACAGAATTACATggagtaaagtcattaacatgtgcaaggttcagtggagtcatcattcgaaagatgaggccacttgggaaagagaagatgaactcagagcagaatttccccagttattctcggaagtttcttaatctcgaggacgagattctttttaagaggggtaggtttgtaacaccacaaaacccatcaactaaaaataataaaattagtAAAATATGGTAATAATATttttttaattatttatttgcattttgatcattttctttgtatgcgcttgattgtttatcggatgtttattatcaatcctttttaaagaaaaacctagtaattaatataataattaaataatataataattattagtctaaaaacaagtattttatttataaatagttttggtgtaTTTTTTATGAAATTTTGAGCTATTTAAAAATGCATTTCGAATTTTCTAAAAAAACCTAATCTAAAACCGGCCCACCAGGGCCCATTTACCCATTAACCATTATCCGAAAACCCTATGCGCGCCGCGCGCGTCCCTGGCAGAAGCCAGCCGCCGTCGCCTCCCttcagctctctctctctcccctagctctttccctctcctctcctctcatcTCTCTCTGCTTCTCTCTCTGAGTGCCGCGCGCCAGGAGCTTCCTTGGCCCCACGCGTCCCGGCCACCCTGCAGCCGAGCAGCGCCGCGAGTCCGACGCCCACGCCGTGCGCCCAGCCTGCGCGCCAGCCAGCCGACGTCCGAGCACGCCCGAGCTCCCTGCATGTCCGTTGACGCGTCCGTTCGTTCACTGCGTTAAGGATCTTCACAGCATTCGTTTCTTCCTCATTCTATTATTCCTCCCTTGGGTAACCAACGCATTGACAGTACATGAAGTCCGACGGCGCCCCATTAACAGCCGGccacctctccctctctctggctgactctccctctcccctccctctctctataaaatggCAGCTGAGTCTCTCTCCCATCCTCCCCTACCCGAACTCGCCTCTCTCTCTAGCTCTCCTCGCTCATCGCCAGTGCAGTCGTGCGTTGCCGTTCGTTGTCGGAGTTTACCGGAGCCCGCAGTTCGTCGCCGGAGCCACGCACTCGCCATCcgccgtccgtagtcgagccctGCTCCTCTTCACCCGGCCGAAAACCCGTCGATCCATCGccgtcacacgcacgaacccaaggttgatgacgacccaaattATTTTGAGTattttataaaagtactttttgattcgatttcgattcatgagttgtatattttgtttgttgtaatatgaacacgtgtGATTCGCAATTTATGTGTATGTGTGTTGTGGAATTCGTTAGAGATATGCGATTATTAGAGCACCGTGAGAATTCATGTTAATCGATGCGATGATTTTTGGATTAGAAAAAGATGACAAAAAAATTAGTAgtcacgttggtgataaaaacaatAGATAGGAATTTTTGTAGGTAAATTTGGTCGCAATAAACtttagaaactatttggagaattatagttataggtgcattttaatggttttagaaaatggtatagaattcatgtcacatgaataatataggatttttagatgatttatctaattattttattaacattttctttttataaagaaaggagaaaatatcacTAGTAGGATGGAAAGTAGATTTCTACTAGCCAAATAAGCATGTTTACAAATTTAGCACTAAAATTGTTAAAATAatagtttatgtcaaaataacctcACTTGTGTGATAAAAGTTCAATTAGTATTTATAGGGATTTTTAGAATGTTAAATTTATTTTTGCTATACTAAATAATTTGAGTTATAAATAATAAAagatattaatttatttattagtattaaaagacaataagtattatttatttttattgatgatgttaaaatatattaatactagttaaactatatttattgcacccacccataaattcaccatttaggactcacaataatagctataattgaattaataagtatttacgcgattaggaCGAATTTAAGATGTGATTAGTGCGATATGTTAATGTGTGTTTAATGatgtattggtgtatgtttatgaaatggtgcatgtttatttattggtgtatgttttatttttgtatgtgcgctatgcgactctattagaagcggACTGTGCGGTAGACGAACCGAACTCGTTCGAAGACGATCCGcaggactcgcttgagcaaggcaagtggattctccctctgcatattctgtttgtacctactcattgcatataataatgttaactttttgatatattgcataatttgatgggtttacgtaattaaggatttcctagatttactacctgtattccttgtttaacctgagaAAATTATTAAGCTGTGCAAAATTTATGCTatcgctcaacttaatgatttttaatgtcactcattaattggttttaatgttccaaaaatttaattggcaattatgacattaacccgatggttaagataacattattccgaattaattggaacatgtagtgaccacccaggataacagtgcaaccacgagtgctatcatggctctggctttggtaattagctttatatgcttagtgcatagcaaccttacctgaaatatgggcaagagggggagcggtaggtgctggcagcccacgttaacatggggtcgtattcttgtctaaggtacctcacccagggggccaccaccatcgtctttagaaaccttagcgggttgcttcgtattaagtgtattttgtgaaagcctcataatggatccctagccattcacctcggcagtgtttaagggtccgatcaacccgggctagacgggatacatggcttgtgggtaaagttgtaccacctctgcagagtgtaaaactgatatatcagctgtgctcccggttatgagcgacctggactcctcacatgataattgaactggaagatggaattaaattgagatccgatgatctgccaataatttgcttaagtggtttcacttaagtgtttttgttatatccatattcctttgtttaatgggatatttgggattcacactcattagtaagacaggtgttgttaataaaatgttgaccaactaaaatgcttactgctcaaccttagcctcaccttgttatacctgcattaatttttccccacttgctgagccccgaccataagtgagctcacccttgctaatattttgattagagggtgatgctggagactttgatggagattttatcgacgacgatgatttctaagtctaacgatgcgccggtcatcttcttGTGGGAGATcgcccagttgtttatttccgctttactttgatgtgatacttgttaaagatacaatattttagatgatgtaataaagtattctactctctttacgcctttattgcattgtcttttgatatactacacttgtgacgtcaacatatgtgtggaaatggatcctggcacacatatggtatgtgctcggttctacccctggaaccgggtgtgacataatgtGGTTTACAAGTTTGGGTATTACACAGAAGAGAACCTAGTTTAGGTCCTTGTTTGTCCATGCGAAGGGCTTGGGCTGCATGGGTCGTGTTGCGCAAATCTTCGTCTGATCGACTGTACCGAAACCACCGCCAAAGCACCAAACAACGAGGGCGAGAGCTGACATTTTGGAGAACTAGTGCGGACTCAAATACCGGGGGTCTCTTCTATATAAATAATTTTTCTTAATATACACCCACTTTTTATCAGTAGAAATCATCATGATATTTAAACTATATTAAATTATTCATAtaatattttaatagtttcttctTACATTTCTTGATACAAAGTCATCAATGATAGTGTTGACATTGACCTCAACCAACAACTGTTTTTCAATACATAGGGTTGTCAAATTGTTCAAACGTTCCTGAAACATTGTAGATCTTAAGTAGTTCTTCAATAATTTTAACTTTAAAAAGTTTTTTTTTCAGTTGATGCCACTACCATAGGAATGGAAAATAATATCCAATAAACAATACatagggtttgtgtggccattgatcatcgaccagaggctcgtacacctcacccacatatgtttcgttgctaaagatcacattcttggatttttggtggagaccatttcttggtcaaaaatcggtaggtgttagccttcggtattattgaaaatggtcgttcatggctattttagacaaaaaaTGGGTGTAgtgaggccattgatcatcgagcagagactcgtacacctcaccccacatatgctttcttagcatagatcacattcttggatttctggtggagaccttttttgtcaacaatttgtaggtgttatccttcggtattattgaaaatggccattcatgctattttcgacaaaaatggggatgtgtggccattgatcatcgaccagtggctcatacacctcacctcacatatgtttccttgccatagatcatattcttggatttttggtggagaccatttgtaacaccctgattttgggggtataaaatttctttctcattatcacccaaaatcatgtgttactctttcttttctcactctaggctttctctctctctagattctctctctctttttccctttaattagaaatagcttaaactagtggaggttaattatttattattgccaaaaccttatgagtcataacatgttgcatcatgctgagtttaaatattctttgaagtgttgcacaagtttgaatttatttgaatatgaaacctagtttgagtttgaattgaaaaccctagagaaaataaatagaaaaggcattatAAATTCCAGGGAAATAGGAAAAGCTAATTCGCCCCAAGGCAGCCCATTAAGCCCAGCCCGCGTGCGTCCGCGCCCGTGCGCCCTTTCTGCCTGACAGGcgagccccacctgtcggcgcaaaCCCGTGCGCCctctctccctcgctctctcgctgTCCAGTGGACCCAACCTGTCGGCGTCTGTTACTTCGCCTgttcgctccctctctctctctgactCGCGGCCCCGATTTGCCAGTGACGAGCCGTTGCCCCCACAcgcccccttttctctctctgcgtcgGGGACCCGCCTTGTAAGATCTGCCTTCCTTGTGCCCGCCGTGGACCAGCgcatgcgcactcgcgcacgtcgcccggtttctcggccacgacgctcgCCCACGCGCCTAGCTCTCTTTTTAGAGCCTCGCTAGagccccgcgcacacccctcacctcatttcgtgcagcttcgccctctc harbors:
- the LOC100217228 gene encoding uncharacterized protein isoform X1, with protein sequence MELGKPLSAHRCSYTATYTHCSIGFSPRVVRTSWIRAAAEGGDGGADRRRRGASFAADGPRVVEVAAAPVATSGGAAGAAGSAGFGARDAELAMWDKLGAVVRLSYGIGIYGAMALAGRFICQMAGIDCTGGFHPSLTALVEGLGYAAPPIMALLFILDDEVVKYSPHARAIRDVEDEELRSFFCGMSPWQFILIVAASSIGEELFYRAAIQGALADIFLRSTELMKDARGIASLSGIVPPLVPFAQTFAAVITAALTGTLYYVATTPKDPTYVVTPAMRSRTGRENLKKLFAAWYERRQMRKIYSPLLEGILAFYLGFEWIQTDNILAPMITHGIYSTVVLGHGLWKIHDHRRRLRQRIQKVRSEGSSSADDTL